A region from the Microbacterium sp. NC79 genome encodes:
- a CDS encoding YdeI family protein, with amino-acid sequence MARMDEAERVHLESRAQWRAWLSENHATSDGVWIVVWRGDRPRPSYDDLVEEALCFGWIDAVNKSLGDDRRMQWYSPRRPRSPWAATNKVRVARLIEQGLMMPAGQAVIDQAKASVWWSVLDGPEAGIVPTELQEALDANDAARETWESYPASVRKYQLTQIAMAMSPATVSKRIANVVHTAAEGKRP; translated from the coding sequence ATGGCACGAATGGACGAAGCGGAGCGTGTTCATCTCGAATCCAGAGCCCAGTGGCGCGCTTGGCTCAGCGAGAATCACGCCACCTCAGACGGCGTGTGGATTGTGGTGTGGCGAGGTGACCGCCCCCGGCCGAGCTACGACGACTTGGTCGAAGAAGCACTGTGCTTCGGGTGGATCGACGCGGTCAACAAGTCACTCGGCGACGATCGGCGCATGCAGTGGTATTCGCCGCGGCGGCCACGCAGCCCGTGGGCGGCGACAAACAAGGTGCGCGTCGCCCGCCTCATCGAGCAGGGCCTCATGATGCCAGCAGGCCAGGCCGTGATCGATCAGGCAAAAGCCTCGGTGTGGTGGTCTGTGCTCGATGGCCCCGAGGCTGGCATCGTGCCGACTGAGCTGCAGGAGGCACTCGATGCGAATGACGCAGCGCGCGAAACGTGGGAGTCTTATCCCGCGAGCGTGCGCAAGTATCAGCTCACGCAGATCGCGATGGCAATGAGCCCGGCAACGGTCTCCAAACGCATCGCGAACGTTGTTCACACAGCTGCCGAAGGAAAACGCCCATGA
- a CDS encoding serine hydrolase produces MTPRTRREQAAAQAELLPARRGARHASRRIDASRRGFAATLRALEELAATGAQVSLHVRDVDRDNVVVAGDDYVSQPIGGLGAVAVLLEVAVQFDAGTLDPAELVDRSNVVPAPVAGIWNHLAATNFTLADVAVLAAATGDPVATNALLARVGTEAVRVRLESLGLTRLAVLDGFRDNRGPDDAPDLAVGSTRETAGLFAALVNSKVVDPAVSAQVAEWLSLNQDLSLVASATGLDPFDHENDKHRILFINKTGRAEGVRAEAGVLAGPRAGVAYAITVCFDDLSIVHRLRVHDAMRTFGIELMEYVF; encoded by the coding sequence ATGACTCCGCGTACCCGTCGGGAGCAGGCAGCGGCTCAGGCCGAGCTGTTGCCTGCCCGTCGTGGTGCCCGGCATGCGTCGAGGCGCATTGACGCCTCTAGGCGTGGGTTTGCCGCGACGCTTCGTGCGCTCGAAGAGCTTGCGGCGACGGGCGCGCAAGTGTCGCTCCACGTGCGAGACGTGGACCGCGACAATGTCGTGGTCGCTGGCGATGACTATGTGTCGCAGCCGATTGGCGGCCTCGGCGCTGTGGCGGTACTGCTCGAAGTTGCCGTGCAGTTTGATGCGGGCACGCTCGACCCCGCCGAACTCGTTGACCGCTCCAACGTGGTTCCAGCCCCCGTCGCCGGAATTTGGAACCACCTCGCCGCCACCAACTTCACTCTCGCTGACGTCGCCGTATTAGCTGCAGCGACCGGTGATCCTGTCGCGACAAATGCGTTGCTTGCGCGCGTCGGAACCGAGGCGGTGCGGGTGCGGCTGGAGAGTTTGGGGTTGACGCGTCTCGCCGTCCTGGACGGATTTCGCGACAACCGCGGCCCGGACGACGCCCCGGATCTTGCGGTTGGTTCCACGCGGGAAACCGCGGGACTCTTTGCCGCGCTTGTAAACAGCAAGGTTGTTGACCCTGCCGTGAGTGCGCAGGTGGCAGAGTGGCTGAGTTTGAACCAAGACCTCAGCCTGGTGGCATCGGCGACGGGTCTGGATCCGTTCGATCACGAAAACGACAAGCACCGCATTCTGTTCATCAACAAGACGGGTCGTGCCGAGGGTGTCCGGGCCGAGGCCGGGGTGCTTGCCGGGCCGCGGGCGGGCGTTGCTTACGCCATCACGGTGTGCTTCGATGACCTTTCCATCGTGCACCGACTGCGTGTGCACGATGCGATGCGCACGTTCGGCATCGAACTGATGGAATACGTGTTCTGA
- a CDS encoding SDR family NAD(P)-dependent oxidoreductase: MVGSRDSWDARALPSLAGRTYLVTGATSGLGFFSAEQLAAAGAHVILSGRNVNKLTAARAAIGRRVAGASLESMIIDVTKRSVVRSAAASLSSHDRLDGVILNAGIVHPPRKREEVDGHEVVLTTNVLGHFALAAGLLPTLAKAGRDYGTGRMVWLGSVSTASWKTIKVDPELTENYSGPRAYVQSKFMVQTLAAEAQRRLDEANVAVTSVIAHPGYSLSGRTEAVAGVNEVRRLKRFFANLQAPVSQSKELGATAQVRALIDPLVQGGDLIGPARTFTGPPRIYPAAKPTKLTERSRRPEVGRDVWEFCESATRTVWPFTAAQSPRD; this comes from the coding sequence GTGGTTGGTTCCCGAGATTCGTGGGATGCGCGTGCGCTCCCGAGTCTTGCTGGGCGTACCTATCTCGTCACCGGGGCGACTTCTGGCCTCGGATTCTTCTCCGCAGAGCAGCTTGCTGCCGCAGGCGCTCACGTTATTTTGAGCGGCCGCAACGTCAATAAGCTCACCGCTGCTCGCGCGGCCATTGGCCGTCGCGTTGCCGGAGCTTCGCTCGAGTCGATGATTATTGACGTCACGAAGCGATCCGTGGTGCGCTCAGCCGCCGCGAGCTTGTCGTCGCACGACCGGCTTGACGGCGTCATCCTGAACGCCGGCATCGTGCACCCGCCGCGTAAGCGTGAAGAGGTTGATGGCCACGAGGTTGTGCTCACCACTAACGTGCTCGGCCACTTTGCGCTCGCGGCTGGCTTGTTGCCGACGCTGGCGAAAGCGGGTCGCGACTACGGAACCGGCCGCATGGTGTGGTTGGGATCGGTATCGACGGCGTCGTGGAAAACGATCAAGGTCGACCCCGAGCTCACAGAAAACTACAGCGGCCCCCGCGCCTACGTGCAGTCAAAGTTCATGGTGCAGACGCTCGCGGCCGAGGCACAGCGGCGTCTCGACGAAGCGAACGTCGCCGTGACCAGCGTGATCGCGCACCCCGGCTACTCGCTGAGCGGTCGCACCGAAGCCGTCGCCGGTGTCAACGAGGTGCGTCGCCTCAAACGATTCTTCGCCAACCTGCAGGCACCCGTGAGCCAGTCCAAAGAATTGGGTGCCACCGCGCAGGTGCGCGCCCTGATAGATCCGCTCGTTCAGGGCGGCGACCTCATCGGGCCTGCGCGCACGTTCACGGGCCCGCCGCGCATCTACCCAGCGGCTAAGCCGACGAAGCTCACCGAGCGTTCGCGCCGGCCCGAGGTTGGTCGCGATGTGTGGGAGTTCTGCGAATCTGCCACGCGCACGGTGTGGCCGTTCACGGCCGCGCAGTCTCCTCGCGACTAG
- a CDS encoding M13 family metallopeptidase, translating into MSALVPSGLKTEEFNDQIRPQDDLYRHVNGDWIERTDIPEDKARWGSFNELAEQAEKHVHEIIEEIVTAEPGTDARKAGDIYASFMNTDAIAAHGTAPLQPLLERVDAITDVPSLLTVLGEFDREGIASVIGMFVEPDPGNPERYVPFLLQSGITLPDESYFRLDNFATVREQYLAHIETMLTLAGIDNAAEQAQRIFDLEKEIASHHWDNVRSRDSVATYNLRTWAEMQAAMGVDMTPWRDAVTPNSTAALDEVVLYQPSFFEGLGTMLTAERVADFVSWLRFKVVHAAAPYLTDELVNANFAFYGTALTGVPVIRERWKRGVSLTEGAMGEAIGKVYIDRHFPPAAKEAMDDLVANVVEAYRQSIAKLDWMGDETRERALDKLSKFTPKIGFPVKWRDYSSLEVSADDLLGNVRASAVHEHDRQFARVGEPIDRDEWLMTPQTVNAYYNPLMNEIVFPAAILQFPFFDADRDAAANYGGIAAVIGHEIGHGFDDQGATFNGDGKLEDWWTEADKKAFQERTASLIAQYDALVPVGLDDANTVNGALTIGENIGDLGGLGIALKAYELSLGGAEAPVIDGYTGVQRLLLSWAQVWQQKSREAETIRLLTIDPHSPAEFRCNQIVRNIDAFYEAFDVTESDELWLDADQRVTIW; encoded by the coding sequence ATGAGTGCTCTCGTGCCTTCCGGCCTGAAAACCGAAGAATTCAACGACCAGATTCGCCCGCAAGACGACCTGTACCGTCACGTCAACGGTGACTGGATCGAACGCACCGATATTCCCGAAGACAAGGCGCGGTGGGGTTCCTTCAACGAGCTCGCGGAGCAGGCCGAAAAGCACGTACACGAGATCATCGAAGAAATCGTGACGGCTGAACCCGGCACCGACGCCCGTAAGGCGGGCGACATTTACGCCAGCTTCATGAACACCGACGCGATTGCTGCGCATGGCACCGCGCCGCTTCAGCCGTTGCTTGAGCGCGTAGACGCCATCACCGACGTCCCGAGCCTGCTCACCGTGCTTGGCGAGTTCGACCGCGAAGGTATCGCGAGCGTAATCGGCATGTTTGTGGAGCCCGACCCTGGCAACCCTGAGCGGTACGTTCCTTTCCTTCTGCAGAGTGGCATCACGCTGCCAGACGAGAGCTACTTCCGCCTCGATAACTTCGCCACCGTGCGCGAGCAGTACCTTGCTCACATTGAGACGATGCTCACCCTCGCAGGCATCGACAATGCCGCCGAGCAGGCGCAGCGCATCTTCGACCTGGAGAAAGAAATCGCCTCCCACCACTGGGACAACGTGCGTAGCCGTGACTCCGTCGCGACATACAACCTGCGCACGTGGGCTGAAATGCAGGCGGCCATGGGCGTTGACATGACGCCGTGGCGCGACGCGGTAACGCCGAACAGCACCGCCGCGCTGGATGAGGTCGTGCTGTACCAGCCCTCGTTCTTTGAGGGGCTCGGAACCATGCTGACGGCTGAGCGTGTTGCCGACTTCGTTTCGTGGTTGCGCTTCAAGGTCGTGCACGCGGCTGCTCCCTACCTGACGGACGAGCTGGTGAACGCAAACTTTGCGTTCTACGGCACCGCGCTTACGGGTGTTCCGGTGATCCGTGAGCGCTGGAAGCGCGGCGTTTCGCTGACCGAGGGTGCGATGGGTGAGGCGATCGGCAAGGTCTATATTGACCGTCACTTCCCGCCAGCTGCGAAGGAAGCGATGGACGACCTCGTCGCGAATGTGGTTGAGGCCTACCGCCAGAGCATCGCGAAGCTGGATTGGATGGGTGACGAGACGCGCGAGCGCGCCCTCGACAAGCTCTCCAAGTTCACGCCCAAGATCGGCTTCCCGGTGAAGTGGCGCGACTACTCGTCCCTCGAAGTCTCGGCTGATGACCTGCTCGGCAACGTTCGCGCCTCGGCCGTACACGAACACGATCGCCAGTTCGCTCGCGTGGGTGAGCCGATCGACCGCGACGAATGGTTGATGACTCCGCAGACCGTGAACGCGTACTACAACCCGCTCATGAACGAAATCGTCTTCCCTGCGGCCATTCTGCAGTTCCCGTTCTTCGATGCTGACCGCGATGCGGCCGCCAACTACGGCGGTATTGCTGCCGTTATCGGTCACGAGATCGGGCACGGTTTCGATGACCAGGGTGCCACGTTTAACGGCGACGGCAAGCTCGAAGACTGGTGGACCGAGGCTGACAAGAAGGCCTTCCAGGAGCGCACCGCGTCTCTCATTGCGCAGTACGACGCCCTGGTTCCGGTCGGTCTCGACGACGCGAACACCGTGAACGGTGCCCTCACGATCGGTGAGAACATCGGCGACCTTGGCGGCCTGGGCATCGCGCTTAAGGCATACGAACTGTCGCTTGGCGGCGCTGAGGCTCCGGTCATCGACGGATACACCGGTGTGCAGCGTCTGCTGCTGAGCTGGGCTCAGGTGTGGCAGCAGAAGTCACGCGAGGCGGAGACGATTCGTCTTCTGACGATTGACCCGCACTCGCCTGCCGAGTTCCGTTGCAACCAAATCGTGCGCAACATTGATGCCTTCTACGAGGCGTTTGATGTCACCGAATCCGACGAACTGTGGCTTGATGCGGATCAGCGCGTCACGATCTGGTGA
- a CDS encoding ROK family protein, translating into MTQFVVALDLGGTKLDGALVSHAGDVVAGSRTRVPTGRTLSADALTAALAQVVSRAAAAANGAPITGIGIGAPGPIASDGTLASVNLPGVHGFHLETELSRIAEEVLGTAVPVKSGHDAGCLALGEATFGVAREAAAMIGVVVSTGVGCGIVIDGNLVRGTTGNAGHIGQMRDESGVTVEEVAAGPHAVAWARERGFSGTTGHELGAAYAAGDAIAQQAVERSARAVGRALSNVATLLDVDAIVIGGGFSHVATDYLERVRAAIRDSSVLAYARDVAVMVPSLQGEGAIKGAAALALSQTARNVAETAA; encoded by the coding sequence GTGACGCAGTTCGTCGTTGCCCTTGACCTCGGCGGAACCAAATTAGACGGCGCGCTCGTCAGTCACGCAGGTGACGTGGTCGCGGGATCTCGCACGCGGGTGCCGACCGGGCGCACGCTGAGCGCCGATGCCCTCACCGCGGCGCTCGCACAGGTGGTGTCACGGGCAGCAGCCGCCGCGAACGGCGCGCCCATCACCGGAATCGGAATAGGCGCACCCGGTCCGATCGCGAGCGACGGCACGTTGGCGTCTGTCAACCTTCCCGGGGTGCACGGATTCCATCTGGAGACCGAGCTTTCCCGCATTGCAGAAGAGGTGCTCGGAACCGCGGTGCCGGTAAAGAGCGGTCACGACGCGGGATGCTTGGCGCTGGGTGAAGCGACGTTTGGTGTGGCTCGGGAGGCCGCGGCCATGATCGGTGTTGTGGTGTCTACGGGCGTCGGCTGTGGCATCGTGATCGATGGCAATCTGGTGCGTGGTACGACCGGCAACGCCGGCCATATCGGCCAAATGCGCGATGAGTCCGGCGTCACCGTCGAGGAGGTGGCAGCAGGTCCGCATGCCGTCGCTTGGGCACGGGAACGCGGATTCAGCGGAACCACGGGGCACGAACTCGGTGCGGCGTACGCCGCAGGTGACGCGATTGCGCAGCAGGCCGTCGAGCGCTCTGCGCGCGCCGTTGGCCGCGCTCTGAGTAATGTCGCCACCCTGCTCGACGTCGACGCCATCGTCATTGGCGGAGGTTTTTCGCACGTCGCGACTGACTATCTGGAGCGCGTCCGCGCCGCGATTCGCGACTCCAGTGTGCTCGCCTACGCCCGCGACGTTGCCGTCATGGTTCCGTCTCTCCAAGGCGAGGGCGCCATCAAGGGGGCTGCCGCCCTCGCGCTTTCGCAGACGGCGCGAAATGTGGCGGAGACGGCCGCTTAG
- a CDS encoding MATE family efflux transporter, translating into MTAPSTLNRDILTLALPAFGALIAEPLFLMLDSAMIGHLGTVPLAGLGIAAAVLQTIVGLMVFLAYSTTPAVARKFGAGDTRSAVSVGIDGMWLALGLGAILATAGYLASPWLISLFNAPADVAEQATIYLGISMGGLPAMLIVFAATGLLRGLQNTITPLWIAGVGFGANALLNYIFIYVLDWGIGGSAAGTVVAQWGMVGAYVLIVTRLARQHEARLRPQRDGVAGNARSGGWLLLRTVSLRLALLLTVAVATSLGTDELAGWQIAFTMFSTAAFALDALAIAAQALVGLALGKNDPRQARLVLRRTLAWGAWFGLIVGVLIAAFSGVIGLLFTGSTEVAALIMPALLVLAIAQPICGMVFVLDGVLMGAGDAKYLAIVGLINLVPTVPALWLVVALHPTGSSGLVWVAVCFFGIYMLARLVTLGARIRTDAWIDSNI; encoded by the coding sequence GTGACAGCACCCTCCACCCTGAACCGCGACATTCTCACGCTCGCTCTTCCTGCGTTTGGTGCTCTCATTGCGGAGCCGCTGTTTCTGATGCTCGACTCGGCCATGATTGGCCACCTCGGCACGGTTCCGCTTGCTGGTCTCGGCATCGCGGCTGCCGTCTTGCAGACGATCGTCGGGCTGATGGTTTTCTTGGCCTACTCGACCACGCCCGCCGTCGCCCGAAAGTTTGGTGCAGGCGACACACGTTCGGCGGTCTCGGTCGGCATTGACGGCATGTGGCTGGCGTTGGGCCTTGGCGCCATTCTCGCGACGGCTGGTTATCTCGCCTCGCCATGGCTGATCTCACTCTTCAATGCGCCCGCTGATGTCGCTGAGCAGGCCACAATTTACCTCGGCATTTCGATGGGCGGTCTGCCCGCGATGCTCATCGTCTTCGCAGCGACGGGTCTCTTGCGAGGACTACAGAACACCATCACGCCGCTGTGGATCGCCGGTGTCGGATTCGGCGCCAACGCCCTGCTCAACTACATCTTCATCTACGTTTTGGACTGGGGCATCGGCGGTTCAGCCGCAGGAACCGTTGTCGCACAGTGGGGCATGGTCGGCGCCTACGTGCTGATTGTCACGCGCCTCGCCCGCCAGCATGAAGCCCGTCTTCGCCCGCAACGTGACGGCGTCGCCGGAAACGCCCGCAGCGGCGGGTGGCTTCTCTTGCGCACCGTGAGCCTGCGCCTCGCACTCTTACTCACCGTTGCCGTCGCCACTTCCCTCGGCACCGATGAGCTCGCGGGTTGGCAAATCGCATTCACGATGTTCTCCACCGCCGCATTCGCGCTCGATGCGCTCGCGATCGCCGCGCAAGCACTCGTCGGCCTCGCGCTTGGCAAGAACGATCCCCGACAGGCCCGCCTCGTGTTGCGACGCACACTCGCCTGGGGCGCCTGGTTCGGCCTGATCGTCGGGGTACTCATCGCTGCGTTCAGCGGTGTGATTGGCCTGCTCTTCACCGGGAGCACGGAGGTCGCCGCGCTCATCATGCCTGCCCTCCTCGTGCTCGCCATTGCGCAACCAATCTGCGGCATGGTGTTCGTGCTGGATGGCGTGCTGATGGGAGCAGGTGACGCCAAATACCTCGCCATCGTCGGCCTCATCAACCTGGTTCCGACCGTCCCAGCGCTCTGGCTCGTCGTCGCACTGCACCCGACCGGTTCGTCGGGTCTGGTGTGGGTCGCCGTGTGCTTCTTTGGCATCTACATGCTGGCGCGTTTGGTCACACTCGGTGCGCGCATTCGCACCGATGCGTGGATTGACAGCAACATTTAG
- a CDS encoding carbohydrate ABC transporter permease, with translation MSVTTEIERPTATAHTVTGSTAKRRLSRTAKYALLILFVVVVLMPVYVLIVTSLKPPADVNPATSWGLPVRWPWEAKVEGGPTGFDNWIMAWQSLAPAISRTFLLAIPAAIISAMLGSMNGFVLSRWRFRGADLVFALILFGMFIPYQAIMTPLVQMKTSLGMPSNVLTLLIVHIIYGLPICTLIFRNYYAGVPNELIEASRVDGAGMLTTYARIILPLSLPGFVVTIIWQFTSAWNDYLFALFLSNANEGPVSLALVNLSQGAQLANYGAAMAGALLASLPTLLVYIILGKYFIGGLMSGSVKS, from the coding sequence ATGAGCGTCACCACCGAAATCGAACGCCCCACGGCGACTGCGCATACTGTCACCGGCAGCACCGCCAAGCGCCGCCTCAGCCGCACCGCCAAATACGCGCTGCTGATTCTGTTCGTAGTCGTGGTTCTCATGCCCGTCTACGTGCTGATCGTGACGAGCCTGAAGCCACCGGCCGACGTCAACCCGGCAACCTCGTGGGGTCTGCCTGTGCGCTGGCCGTGGGAAGCCAAGGTTGAGGGCGGCCCGACCGGATTCGATAACTGGATCATGGCTTGGCAGTCACTGGCCCCGGCGATCAGCCGTACCTTCCTGCTCGCGATCCCGGCGGCCATCATCTCCGCGATGCTCGGTTCGATGAACGGCTTCGTGCTCTCCCGCTGGCGGTTCCGCGGTGCCGACCTCGTCTTTGCCCTCATCCTGTTCGGCATGTTCATCCCGTACCAGGCGATCATGACGCCGCTCGTGCAGATGAAGACGTCGCTCGGCATGCCGAGCAACGTGCTCACCCTGCTCATCGTGCACATCATTTACGGCCTGCCGATCTGCACGCTGATCTTCCGCAACTACTACGCCGGGGTTCCGAATGAGCTGATCGAGGCCTCTCGCGTCGACGGCGCTGGCATGCTCACGACCTATGCGCGCATCATTCTGCCGCTGTCGTTGCCCGGCTTCGTTGTCACGATTATTTGGCAGTTCACGTCGGCATGGAACGACTACCTCTTCGCGCTCTTCCTCTCCAATGCCAATGAGGGGCCGGTGTCGCTCGCATTGGTCAACCTGTCGCAGGGCGCCCAACTCGCCAACTACGGTGCGGCGATGGCCGGCGCGCTGCTCGCTTCGCTGCCCACCCTGCTGGTCTACATCATTCTCGGCAAGTACTTCATTGGCGGATTGATGAGCGGCTCGGTCAAGTCGTGA
- a CDS encoding nucleoside hydrolase: MSAIPVIIDCDPGHDDVVALWLALGNPTLDVRAVTTVGGNVPLPLTTMNARVALTVAGVNDVPIAAGAAGPLARELETAEFIHGENGLGGPELPTPTMPLDARSAQQLMVDVIEAADEPVAIVATGPITNVAVLVRDRPDLKPRIREVVWMGGSTERGNATPYAEFNALVDPEALAVVLESGVKFTMVGLNVTHQALLTADVRERILAVGNNTSKFSDELMRFFCDTNEAVYGMPDGPLHDPVAVAVLAAPETVEVVHTRLDVETHGTHTLGATSVDLHGMLQREPNAYVAVGLDVDAFWSAVVDAIKTLD, from the coding sequence GTGAGCGCCATTCCCGTCATCATTGATTGCGACCCCGGCCACGACGATGTGGTGGCTCTGTGGTTGGCGCTCGGCAACCCGACCCTTGATGTGCGTGCGGTAACCACGGTCGGCGGCAATGTTCCGCTACCCCTCACCACGATGAACGCGCGGGTCGCGCTCACCGTCGCGGGTGTGAACGATGTGCCGATTGCCGCCGGTGCCGCTGGCCCGCTTGCACGCGAGCTGGAGACGGCGGAGTTCATTCACGGCGAAAACGGTCTCGGCGGCCCTGAACTTCCGACGCCGACGATGCCGCTCGATGCTCGCTCAGCGCAGCAGCTCATGGTCGACGTTATCGAGGCGGCCGACGAACCGGTCGCGATCGTCGCCACCGGCCCGATCACGAACGTCGCGGTTTTGGTGCGCGATCGCCCCGACCTGAAGCCGCGTATTCGCGAAGTGGTCTGGATGGGCGGCTCAACCGAGCGCGGCAACGCCACCCCGTACGCCGAGTTCAACGCGCTTGTCGACCCAGAAGCGCTTGCCGTCGTGCTGGAATCCGGCGTGAAGTTCACCATGGTGGGCCTCAACGTCACCCATCAGGCGCTCCTCACCGCCGACGTCCGCGAGCGCATCCTCGCGGTCGGCAATAACACCAGCAAGTTCAGTGACGAGCTGATGCGCTTCTTCTGCGACACCAACGAGGCCGTGTACGGCATGCCCGATGGGCCGCTGCACGACCCGGTCGCCGTCGCCGTACTTGCCGCGCCTGAGACCGTTGAGGTTGTGCACACGCGTCTGGACGTGGAAACGCACGGAACCCACACGCTGGGCGCCACGAGCGTTGACCTGCACGGCATGCTTCAGCGCGAGCCCAACGCGTATGTGGCCGTTGGCCTCGACGTAGACGCGTTTTGGAGCGCGGTCGTCGACGCCATCAAGACTCTCGACTGA
- a CDS encoding metal-dependent transcriptional regulator, whose translation MRSPAADDYLKTVYAHTEWQDEAITPSVLAGKLGIAPSSVTEMVKKLATAGFVSHVPYGAVTLTEAGRERALAMVRRHRLIETWLVKTFDYSWDEVHDEAEILEHALSDRLLSKIDAQLGNPRFDPHGDAIPDENLVVAFTPFVLLADAPVGHTGNVLRVSDHDPDLLRAIDEAGLLVGTTVTVSETGVDVDGVSRMVPPGATRSVWLTA comes from the coding sequence GTGAGATCTCCTGCGGCCGACGACTATCTGAAGACCGTCTATGCCCACACGGAGTGGCAAGACGAAGCGATTACGCCCTCGGTTCTCGCTGGCAAGCTTGGCATCGCACCATCGAGCGTCACCGAAATGGTGAAGAAGTTGGCTACCGCTGGGTTCGTCTCGCACGTTCCGTATGGCGCGGTCACGCTGACCGAGGCGGGGCGTGAACGGGCGCTGGCAATGGTGCGCCGTCACCGCCTCATTGAGACATGGCTCGTGAAGACGTTCGACTACTCGTGGGACGAAGTGCACGATGAGGCCGAGATCCTTGAGCACGCGCTCAGCGATCGTCTGCTGTCAAAGATCGACGCACAGCTGGGTAACCCGCGCTTCGATCCGCACGGCGACGCGATTCCCGATGAGAACCTTGTCGTCGCATTCACGCCGTTCGTGCTGTTGGCCGATGCTCCCGTTGGGCACACAGGCAACGTGTTGCGCGTGAGCGACCACGACCCGGATCTACTGCGCGCGATCGATGAGGCCGGACTGTTGGTCGGAACCACGGTGACCGTCTCAGAAACGGGTGTCGACGTCGACGGCGTCAGCCGCATGGTTCCGCCCGGCGCTACCCGGTCGGTCTGGCTGACCGCGTAG
- a CDS encoding RNA methyltransferase, with translation MSEETPERSTHGVGPWQGEWPEGDWYDSELLRDGDTRNVIDRYRYWTMEAIVADLDTQRHAFHVAIENWQHDMNIGSIVRSANAFLADTVHIIGRRRWNRRGAMVTDRYQHVVHHETVEAFAAWAASENLPILAIDNVGDAKPVDKAELPERCVMLFGQEGPGLSPEALAAADAFIEITQYGSTRSINASAAGAIVMYEWCRRYAS, from the coding sequence GTGAGTGAAGAAACCCCGGAACGGTCAACCCACGGCGTCGGCCCCTGGCAGGGGGAGTGGCCGGAGGGCGACTGGTACGACTCCGAACTGCTCCGTGACGGCGACACTCGCAACGTGATCGACAGGTACCGGTACTGGACGATGGAGGCCATCGTCGCCGACCTCGACACGCAGCGCCACGCGTTTCACGTGGCAATTGAAAACTGGCAGCACGACATGAACATCGGGTCGATCGTGCGAAGCGCCAACGCGTTCCTCGCTGACACTGTGCACATCATTGGTCGTCGCCGCTGGAACCGCCGTGGTGCGATGGTCACTGACCGCTACCAGCACGTTGTGCACCACGAAACGGTTGAGGCCTTCGCCGCGTGGGCAGCAAGCGAAAACCTGCCGATCCTCGCGATCGACAACGTTGGTGATGCCAAGCCCGTCGACAAGGCTGAACTTCCGGAACGATGCGTCATGCTGTTCGGCCAGGAGGGGCCCGGACTCTCTCCCGAGGCGCTCGCGGCAGCCGACGCCTTCATTGAGATCACGCAGTATGGTTCCACGCGCTCGATTAACGCTTCAGCAGCGGGCGCCATCGTGATGTATGAATGGTGCCGCCGCTACGCGAGCTAA
- the pyrE gene encoding orotate phosphoribosyltransferase, producing MTAFSSPALEADRQMLIELIKSEAVFHGDFTLSSGKKASYYVDMRRLTLDHRAAPAIGRLTAELASEFDGVVAVGGLTLGADPIANAVMHASAGSDKPLDAFVVRKEPKDHGRGRQIEGAEVEGKRVIVVEDTSTTGQSALKAVEVLRAAGAEVVAVIVIVDRKTGAQAAIENAGLEWRAAIDLDDLGLAPQ from the coding sequence ATGACCGCGTTCTCGTCGCCCGCCCTGGAAGCTGACCGCCAGATGCTCATTGAGCTCATCAAAAGTGAGGCCGTTTTCCACGGTGACTTCACCCTGTCGAGCGGCAAGAAGGCGTCGTACTACGTCGACATGCGTCGCCTGACGTTGGACCACCGTGCGGCTCCCGCGATCGGTCGCCTGACGGCAGAGCTCGCCAGCGAATTTGACGGCGTGGTTGCTGTCGGCGGGCTCACGCTCGGCGCTGACCCCATCGCCAACGCCGTCATGCACGCGTCGGCTGGCAGCGACAAGCCGCTGGACGCGTTTGTGGTGCGCAAGGAGCCGAAGGACCACGGCCGTGGCCGCCAGATCGAGGGCGCCGAGGTTGAGGGTAAGCGTGTCATCGTTGTCGAAGACACCTCGACCACCGGCCAGTCAGCGCTCAAGGCAGTAGAGGTGCTTCGCGCCGCTGGTGCCGAGGTCGTTGCCGTCATCGTGATCGTTGACCGCAAGACCGGCGCTCAGGCCGCGATTGAAAATGCCGGCCTGGAATGGCGCGCAGCTATTGACCTCGACGACCTGGGGCTCGCACCCCAGTAA